In Phyllostomus discolor isolate MPI-MPIP mPhyDis1 chromosome 2, mPhyDis1.pri.v3, whole genome shotgun sequence, the following are encoded in one genomic region:
- the LOC114513220 gene encoding cytochrome c oxidase assembly protein COX14, whose protein sequence is MPTAKQLADIGYKTFSTSMMLLTVYGGYLCSARAYRFFQRRMSQRQAAEEQKTSGDL, encoded by the coding sequence ATGCCAACTGCCAAGCAACTAGCTGACATTGGCTACAAGACCTTCTCTACCTCCATGATGCTCCTCACTGTGTATGGGGGCTACCTCTGCAGTGCCCGAGCCTACCGCTTTTTCCAGCGGCGCATGTCCCAGCGCCAGGCCGCAGAAGAACAGAAGACCTCAGGAGACCTGTAG